The nucleotide window AGTAGTGTGTTGATCACGGCAGGTGATGGTGTTTCTGCCCCTAGCAACAGCTCAGGATTGGATAGTGCCATCACCCTCAACCGGGGGTGTCCAATCACATACCATGGAGGGCCAGCATGCAGAGTTGCAGCCAATCAAACACTctccagctgatttcactaatTGGTTCCCCCTCTCTGGATGAAGATGCACTAATTAGTGAAATAATTGTCCTTGACTAACGCCAGTTTCCAGCATCTCTAGGGAAAGGGTCACTCCTGGTTTGACGAACATTATTTCCAATATGGCAGTGATTTCAGCAGAATAAAACACCTGTTGTGACACGATGGGAGTTTTACATTTAATGAGATGTCATAATGTGAGATTCTGGCTGAGAAACCAAGACTATTCTcgtgttcttgttttttttttttaaacaatgcaACAATTATATGGGCAAGCTGAGTGTTAGTATCTTACACTGAAGACAAGCCTCTGTCTTAAAGTGACATTACCGCCTCCACCTTGATAATGATCAATTTTGACAATAAGTACACTAAAACTgtctaaaaaactaaaattgtcCATGTAAAGTTCCtggaaaaaactaaaactaaaaactgttCATGTAAAGTTCCCATGTCTTATTTTTGCCATATTAACTGTGTCTGAACTCTTATTTGTCATAAGTGACACAGCCAGCTCATGCTTAAGCTCATATTTTTTCAGATGCAAGATGGATCACAAACCTACTTCTTGTGGGTCCCCCATCATAGAGTAGTGACACCCTGTGAACCTGGAGGCTAGAAACACTACATTTGTCAGGTGGTGAAAAGTTGCAAGACCAGAGcctcaaatgtgtgtttgtgtcagctgtataaaacacacacacactgcaaaaggaGATATCAAATATTTGTATTCACCATTATAATTTTTCTAGTGAACCCTGACTTGTACTGACATATTAAAGTACTGCACTTGCTGTCAGTcatctaccttttttttttttttttttttttgagatcaGGAACTGAGATTTAAATCAGATTACTTCATCTCTTTctagtttttttcctcttctcttctgccCTCTGTTACTTAGCCTGCCACCTCCTCTCTTGTAAtaaacacatcacattttcatcGTCATACTGCTGTATGTTATTTTCCATAGCCATTTATTGTGAATCCACCTTCTATGAACAAGCAACGGGGAACATAAAAGAAATCAGGATCAACAGTTACTTCATCTAGAATACACTAGTGGgtaaaaagcaaaatgaggGAAACAATAGGCAAACAATAAAACGATAAAATGAATAGGTCAATAAACTGTTATGGCAGACGCACTGGTTCCTGTGTTTCCAGGTTAGTGGAGCAGCATCCTCCTGACCTGTGAGGTAGGTCACAGTTCAATGTCCTCACAAATCGTGATCAGGAGACTTTGCAGCTTAATGTTGACTTAAGCCAGACTTGTATGGGGTATGCGAGTGATAAGATTTTACTAGCATGGCGAAACCGCGCATGACGTCTACAGGCCAAATTTCATGTTAGATGTGGTGTTTGTAAAAAgaagactgtttttttcttgtaacgtACAGCACTGCCTTTCTGTTGAATATGAACCTGCAGCCCCATTACCCTAGAAGGACAATAATACAATACTAAGGGAGGCAAGTCATTGTATGTGCCATAAAGTGCAGTATTTTCCTTTGCAACACAAAAATCGGTTACCAAATCTAGTAGTATTCATCTGTTAAACACTGAGTAATACCTCTCCcagctttttttctgcactAAAGCCGAAATAGTTGATAGAAATGTCTCATTTCCAAGGAACACTTGAACCTCTGAGCGGTCGAGCCCTGCTGTTTGAAGCATCATTATGGTTTCCATGCAGACCCAAGTGGTTCCTCGTTGGTTCTGCATTACAGAGAGGCTAATGAACTACAAATGGTTCCTTGCGGTGTTGTAAATGACACCATGCAGAGCCCTGAATGGGTTGTAGATGTATCTGCTATCTCTTTTAGACCAAGAGAATTAGAATGGGGCATTTGGAGCCAAGTTAACCACTAAATGTCCTCAATTTAAACCGCACTGGAACAAGAATTCTTGAATCTGCCTCATAATTGACTAAGTCTTGGATGCATCTGAGTTGGTCACGGTCGTATTATGTAAGGAAGGATCTGAGCAGCACATCAAAATACTTTCTATGCAGTGCTGTCTCCCTTATGAGCCAAGAAGCCTTCCTccttaaaatgtgcaaaaaggtCAAACTCCTTTGCTGACCTTTATTGCACAAAGTGAGTACTCATTACAACTTTGACTTTTCCAGCATTTCTAATCATTTTTAAGTCTTAGTTACCATTTTTTGCCTCTATGTGATGCTAATGGACTAAAAACAGAGAAGACCTACAAGTATAAAGCTATGAGAACACATCATGGCCCTTAGAGAAACACTGACTCTGTGAAAACAAAGCTCTGGCCGGTAGTAAATCTTAAAAGCTGATATGTCTTCTTTGTTTTCTCCACCCTTACCAAGAATTGCATGTCACCATGGTGATGTCTGTAACAGATCAATTTATTGTTAACAATCACTGTTTTGGTATAGCGTACTTCAGCAAATGGAGTAAAGAAAACACAGATTAAAAGAAGGTCTAgctaacaatccaataaaaagaaataaatagaaaataaccCGATTAAAGTCTAGTAATTCCATGTTCATATGAATACATAACATCTACAGTATAAGTTAATAAATTCAAGCTACTGTATAAATACATCACCAGCATGCACAATATTGTATTATGGAGAATATTGGAGCAGTTATCATCTTACACTGAAGAAACAGTATAATAGGCAAGTGCATTTCTTGACCAATAAGAAACTTAACACAAAGAAAATCCACAAACCTCAAATCTGCTTTTAGATCTTCCACTTAACATTGCATGTGCTCTGTCCACAAATTATACTTAGTCCACTAATCAAGTATGTAGTTCCAGGTGACCGTGTGCCATTTCAGGGATCCTACTGATTGTTATGAGAGTAGCATAATTATAGAGTAAGGGCTGACGCGTTTGTTGTCTTATCAATTTCTCTAAACCTAGATTTTGCATTAATTTTGTTTTCGACATTTGAATTTCCCATATTTGTGCGAATCATATCAGTTTCTACAAACATGAGGTGCCAATAGAAATTGTAATAGTAACAACAATACTGACAATAAGAATTAGGTTCCCAAAAAcagttaatttatttaataaagCACATCAGCACATGAGAGGGACAAGCTGCACTAAGTTTACTTCATGAATTTGTATTTTAGTTACAGTATGACTGTGTGACTGAGCTGGACACATACCtgacacaaagcaaacaaaacattttttttttatgtatgttcaATAACAGAGACAACCTGCTTTTTCACTCAACGACCATTGTGTGGTGCACCTAAAGACTCCATGTTGGTACTTCCGAAGTTACTTGATGTAGTTCAACACCTCCGAATCCTGTCTCTTTTCCTATAACccgtttgctctctctctctctctctcactctctcgctctctttctctctctctctcacattaaACAAGGCAATGACATTCAAGGTTACTCTGATTTTCTTGTTGCTCAAGCATTGAACTCAATTTTTGAATGCTCCTCCCTCACCAAATACAATAAGACAGCTCAGCTTCATTTGCGCGATAAGAACAGTCTCTGCCAGTGTGAAGGTATCTTTACCCAACAGCCACACTGTGATGAATGACATACCTCTTGCTTCTAAGTGGTATTTTGGCAAATGTTGCAGAGGCTATCGAGGAGggggtttcattcatttttttttttttttttttaatcataagtAACTTCTCAAACTAAAATTGTCTGCCCtcctcctttttcattttttcacttttaatttgtggaaaaataaagaacagcAGCCGTGTTAGTACCATCGGCAAAAAGTGGCCGCCGATGTTCCACCGGCCCCCCTTTTTAAATTtctaagaatttttttttttaatttttttttttctttttactattattattattttgttgttgttgtcgtcatTTGTGAGCGCgcgtgttgtgttgttttggcaGAATGAGGTTTTGGACTCTTAGTTGTTGCCCTCTCCTCCCTCGTCATCCTGCTGGTCGCTCGTCCACAGTGTCAAGTTGTCTCGTAGCAGCTGCATGATGAGAGTGGAGTCTTTGTAGGAGTCCTCGTTGAGGGTGTCCAGCTCAGCGATGGCGTCGTCGAAGGCGGTCTTGGCCAGGTGGCACGCCTGCTCGGGGGCGTTCTGGATCTCGTAGTAGAAGACAGAGTAGTTGAGAGCCAGGCCCAGGCGGATGGGGTGGGTCGGCTGCATGTGCTCCTTGCTGATATCGTGGGCCTCGCTGTACGACTTCTCGGAGGACTCCACCACCGTGGCCCTCTTCTCACCGGTGGCCACCTCAGCCAGGTAACGGTAGTAGTCGCCCTTCATCTTCAGGTAGAACACCTTGCTCTCGTGCTGCGTCTCGCTGCAGTTCTTGATCAGGAAGTTGTCGAGGAGGTCCAGCACGTCTTTGCACACCGCCTCCAGCTCTTTCTCGATCTTTTCCCGGTAGACCCGCACCATCTCGATCTTCTTCTCGTTACCGTCGGCCGACGTTTTCTGCTCAATGCTGGAGATGACACGCCAAGACGAACGCCTAGCCCCCACCACATTCTTGTAGGCCACGGAGAGCAGGTTCCTCTCCTCATTGGATAGTGCTTCATTCAACTCTGTGacctgagagggagacagagaaagagatgggcATTAGCAGGTCTTTTTCGTCTCAATTATCTTAGTTTTGTCACACATATGAAGACATTGATTACCAACTGCTGCCAAAGGGAGTTAACAATTTATTAAACAATCTGTTGAGTAGACTGAAGCCATCATAGTAACAAGGTACTAATAACTCAACAACCACTTTAGAGAACATAAGAAAAGACAGTGTCACACACTGACTGCAAATGGGTGTAGATAGGGAAGGCAAAGCTCCACTACACCCAAGGCAACGACCACTGCATCCAGCAGAATGAGCCACGCCTACAGTAAGATGACATCACCCCCTGAGGTTACTGCTGATTGGCTTCCTTCAGCTCTGAAAgctcgttttgttttgttttgttttcacaggcCTGTGTCTGGCTGGAGGATTTAATCCTTTATACCCCACTggggctgtgcagcagaggcaTCTTTATAGACCTTTTCTGAGTATAAAGCCTGTtgttactttctttttttaggaCAGAATTCAGTTCCACAAGCGTGCCAAAGCTTGGGCCCCCTGCAGATCACGCGGGATACCTTTTCACAATGCGTCACAATACTGAATGCAATATTGGTCAACAAAAATACCAGTCTGTGTACTTAGAATTAAAATGGTGAATGAATCTGTGTTAATTTATGTTCACTGTCAGATCCTTGgacatttaaaaagacaaaactaGACTGGCTCTTTTAAGTTGCTTGATATTTCTAATTGCCCaagtgaataaataagtaaacatatAAAGACAATGATATAagatctatccatccatctaatTTCCATGCTCCCTTGTGATAGGGGATTAGAGCCATGCTAATGATAAAAGAcacttgaaaacaaaactgtgtcTACATTTTGTTGGCAAACTATTCCTATAAAATccaacagatttaaaaaaaaaaaaaaaaagaaaaaagaaaagaaacgagAGAAATGCAAAGTAACCAAATTATGTCTTAAGATAGGTACCTTCATCAGGAATTTATAAATTCAATGACAATGCTTTGATCTGATCTTAATTCAGACTTGTAATATAATTCTCCACACACTGGACATAAGAATTGTTTCCAAATTTGAGGCAAAAAATAGGAACTATGTCTTAAAATGTTTGAGCATGAAATATTccctttgattaaaaaaaaaaaaaaaaaaaaaaaaaaaacaattttaatgtAAAGAAGATTTTTATCATAAGTCTGCTGAATCTATATCccactgttgttttttggcTTGCTGTTcatctcgtttttttttttttttttttttaacccatgCTGGATCACATTCTCCTTCTACACATAGGAAGGACACTGATGAATCATACCCTAATCTTACCAGACTTCATAGGACTTGACTACATGTTCTTTACAGTGTTATTCTCTATTCCTCCTTATCAAAAGCAGTGTTTGGTTTGTAAAGGGTTAGGGTGTCTGATTATCACATGGTTAGGCTTGTATTCAAAAGAGGCTGTAGTGCGTGATCAGCCATTTGCAGCATCCGGGAGGCAGGTGGGgcttcactgtcttcctcaAGGACACTGACGGTGAGGAATGCATAAACCTGTGACATTGGAGGCACAGCAGTATCGCTTTACTTTGACTTGACGGGCCACACTTCTCGTCTCTCGGGTGTAACTGATAAGTCAGAGTATGAACAACTTACTACAACCCTTGGGTATGTTGTAGGCTGACATGTTCAAGGCAAAACATCTGATTGTGAACTAATTTTGAACATACATTCAAGCTCTAACATGAACACATCTCCGACTTTGTCGTTTTGCAATCATCAATGCATAGCAATGTCAATGCAACAATtaaattcctcctcctcctacatCGGGATAAACCTAACTGTCCCCTCTAGCGAGATTACTTGCGCTGAAACAGGGAGGGAGCGGAGGGCAAAGAGCAATCTATCATGCAATCtgctgtttccatggagactgcaaaatctgctttgtttttgagAGCCAAACTATCTCTGCTGGAGACACTGGCCCCAAACTGCTAGTAGCATGGAGGCTGACATGGCCAACGGGTATGGGGAAAGCAGCAGGACTGTGGGTGGGGATAATATGATAACAGCTGCCCCTCAAGTGGAAATAGGCCATTTCATATCTCACACCTTTCAGCCAACTCATACAGAGGACGTTAAAAGTCAGCCTGAACACAGCACCTTTTATAGCTCCGTGCAGGACACAAATGATTAAAGAGCAAACAACTGACATGCTGTAAATGAAATAAGCACAAAACCAACAACCACAGACAGCCTCTTGCCTCAAGTCCAGCAGTATTTTTCACTGAAGAGCGTTTCTGCATGAGGGACTGTAAATTTTATAGCTGCCATAAATAAGATGACCTTTGTGCTCAAACAGTAAgaagacaagaaaacagtgaaatgacATCTATTGCGTAACAAGCACACTCACAAGCCCAGAAGGAAAGCCACCCAACCCCCAATTGATCATTCCTGAAGCACAGTGGAAACCCTGGCTGCTTAGATCTATATACTGCTCTTCACTCTCAGTCTTATCACATGACAATTAGAGAAGGACCATATCTGACCTACAGTGAGTACCACCAGTAAAGCAGGTCAGCGCTAGAGCACTAGAGCGCTAGAGAGGTCAGAAAAACAAGGCCCAAACAACCCGTCTGTAAAAGCATGGCTGCCTTTGTTTCAGAAGGCTGCAGGGTGTGCAGAAAGCCCTGACGGAAGCTGTGGTGCGGGGATGACAATAGAGCTCTGTCTACCCATAAAGCTCATCAATCGCGCTTGCTCTCTCGTGACTCATCCTTACACAAGGCAGTCAAACTTCCAAACAACTGTGTGTTAGTACAAACAAAGGCCAGAAAGGACAATCAATAACTTCCTCTCTGACAGCCCTCTGCATGGCCATTAATATCCACTGGAGAGACACAGTGAGGGCTAGAGGGCAGGGGGAACACAGAGGATGTGTTTGGTCTGAGCACAGCCAAGCTCAGAACCAAATATTGTCCGCTTGACGTTCCCATTTAATGGATTACAattcaaataaagaaaatcccCAAGGCCCGCATGCATTTCTCTTCCTGTTGCAActtctccctctatctcttctTGCTCGTTTGCTTGTGCTCTCTCTCGCCGGTCTCTCCTAAACTGATGTGACAGCACCCCTGTCGACCCTCTTTCAGGCTGCGGAGCACAAAGGCGCCGTGCACTACCTGACGTCACTGGCAGTATGAATGGGCTTCAGCCACAGAGAGTCTGGCGCtcggaagggggtggggggtgggggtggggggatgcaAGGCAGCGTGTGTCCATGTGTCTTACTAATGGTGGAAGAGAGGGCGCTTCAAGTAGCTCTTTGTTGCTGCTTAACTGCAtacaaatgtagtttttttataTAGATTACAGGTTTCTAAACATCAACCATATAAGGAATGAGAAGGATAAAAGCTAAGCTGTAGCAAATTGGGCTGAGCGATATGATTTTTATCATGACGCAATCCTCTACAGAATTGAGTGGAAATGTATAGAGAGAGCTTAACACTTGGGTAAACTAAACCAATATACAAACACATAGGATAAATCAGTGACCAACTGAGtgaaaacaatttaatttcatattcCCATTCCCCACTGCCCTAAAATGTAGATGCCATAAAATTATATGTAACCGGAGGtgcaaaaacaatacataaataaaagaagCTCATGAATCCATACTGTGTCATGAAAAAAGCATCCCACTCAGCTGTTTAAGAGAGAGGCTTTTTCTTAAAAACACACCTCTTGTGGTATGCTAGTACATGTCCTAGCTTGTTACCACATAACTGAGTAATCTATAGTTTAGCAAAAACCCAGCCATGAGAGTAAACCCCGATGTCTTCTGTTGGGCTGCACAGTTTTACCCTTATACTCATTTTTGAATATCTTCTCCCTGTACGTATAATGCTCCAAAAACTTACACAAGCTTTGTTTGTCAAATGGAGATGCTGTGCTGATGATATAAGTGAACTGGGACACACCTTTGACCTGTTTGGCAAATAGCAAACAGTGTCTGATTTTACTGGTCTAACTGGATGCGATGACATTCCACAATAACCTGTTTTTAAGTTCACATTGCACGACTTTCAAAGTTGTCAGACCACTGTAAAGTGTTCATACTACACAACTTATCTTAAAGTGAGAATCTTTAAGTCGCTGTGGATTCCACATTACATGACTGAGCAACACCGGGGGGGTCACACATTACACAATGTGCCATCAGAAGGAACTGCCGACCGGTCTGTCTGCTTtcaaaactatgaaaaaaaaactttgtcatgaaaacacacttgAGAAGTAATGCTGGCAATGAAAGGGTGAGAGAATGAATAGGGAAATGGAAGCAGgtataaatatttttgcaatgaaaaaatAGGTGCTGCCTGCTTGTATTTTTCTTTGGAAAGAAGAACAAGGTTACAAATACTCACAAGCTTGTGAGCTTGCCAATGTCATGTAGAAACTGTATTAGTGTAACCCCCtcatacaaagagagagatagagggggagggtgtgcatttatgtgtctCAGAGTAAGTGGTAAGGGTTCAGTCAGGGagctgctgcagatgtcagCAGAGGAGCCCCATGTCTCATGCTCTCATTGGCTCACTGGCTGTAGCTCACTGACAGATTCAGATATTTAGCCTGCTAGATATATGGGATGCATCAGTAACCAGTTCACACATAGGGTTTGATCGCCGATCAAACTCTAGTTGCGAGCACCAAACAATCAACAATTTGCCTCCGATCTGGGGTGTTTGTCGGCGAGCTAAGATCATGTGGTGTGAACAAGGCATTAGCTCTTGTCACATTCTATGGGTAAGAACACATGGGCATGTGCGGTTTCCTTCACATCCTCCATCTTAATATTCTGTTCTTTTCCAGATCACAGTCtgtagacactgcagactcactgttcatttatttttcagctttgggtaTTAGCTAATAGTGTTATTAACACTTGGTGAAACACGCAGACTGTCTTGCGGACAAGCAATTCAGTTTGGCAATGATTTCCCAGACTTTTTCATACTTTCTCACATTTTTGGATCGCTCCATACTTACTCACTTAGACACTGTCAAAATCACTTCCAGTACTTTATTTTCCAAGTCTGCAATAACTCTGTAAACTCATTCAGGGCCATGAAATCCCAACCAAATAACCTCTATCGTGGTATCAAAGCAATA belongs to Myripristis murdjan chromosome 14, fMyrMur1.1, whole genome shotgun sequence and includes:
- the ywhag1 gene encoding 14-3-3 protein gamma-1, with protein sequence MVDREQLVQKARLAEQAERYDDMAAAMKSVTELNEALSNEERNLLSVAYKNVVGARRSSWRVISSIEQKTSADGNEKKIEMVRVYREKIEKELEAVCKDVLDLLDNFLIKNCSETQHESKVFYLKMKGDYYRYLAEVATGEKRATVVESSEKSYSEAHDISKEHMQPTHPIRLGLALNYSVFYYEIQNAPEQACHLAKTAFDDAIAELDTLNEDSYKDSTLIMQLLRDNLTLWTSDQQDDEGGEGNN